The following proteins come from a genomic window of Gimesia chilikensis:
- a CDS encoding glycosyltransferase, translating into MIKVSLLIPTLDQSGAEKQLTLLATSLPRDEFDVQVIALTRGGPYAEVLQQHDIPVTILKKRFKFDPLAYRALKKTLQQQQPDILHTWLFAANSYGRMAVKRLSSSQKTPRVIVSERCVDSWKSNWQHNVDRRLLPQTSLLVGNSQGVVDFYREKGVPDSILRVVPNGIVLPDTTVNEAVRSQLYQEHDIPPNARLIAFVGRLARQKRVEELLWALQLIRQMNGDIVLLVIGDGPERAKLEQLAHKYTVTPNVRFLGHRTDVDQLFPLFEVFQLASDFEGQSNSIMEAMSYGIPVVASDIPPNRELVVHGETGFLTSVGDSTGFAQFAERILADPQLANDLGNAARKRMQEEFSVDKMVEGYARLYREVLQ; encoded by the coding sequence GTGATAAAAGTCAGCCTTCTCATTCCGACTCTTGATCAGTCCGGTGCCGAAAAGCAGCTCACTCTGCTGGCGACGTCTTTACCCCGTGATGAGTTTGATGTGCAGGTCATTGCGCTGACCCGGGGAGGCCCTTATGCAGAGGTACTCCAGCAGCATGATATTCCGGTGACGATCCTCAAGAAACGATTCAAATTCGACCCGCTGGCATACCGAGCGTTAAAGAAAACTCTGCAACAGCAGCAACCCGACATTCTGCATACCTGGCTTTTTGCAGCCAACTCTTATGGCAGGATGGCAGTCAAACGCCTGTCGTCTTCACAAAAAACACCCAGGGTCATCGTCTCTGAGCGCTGTGTGGATTCATGGAAAAGTAACTGGCAGCATAACGTCGATCGGCGTCTGTTACCGCAAACTTCGCTGCTGGTTGGTAATTCTCAGGGTGTGGTCGACTTTTACAGGGAAAAAGGTGTACCGGATTCAATACTGCGAGTCGTTCCTAACGGCATCGTTCTACCGGACACGACGGTCAATGAAGCAGTTCGTTCCCAGCTCTACCAGGAACATGATATTCCCCCGAATGCGCGCCTGATTGCCTTCGTGGGACGTCTGGCCCGCCAGAAACGTGTCGAAGAACTGCTCTGGGCCCTGCAGCTGATTCGTCAGATGAATGGGGATATCGTACTGCTCGTAATTGGCGATGGCCCCGAACGAGCAAAGCTGGAGCAGTTGGCTCACAAATATACGGTCACTCCCAACGTACGGTTCCTGGGCCACCGCACCGATGTCGATCAGCTATTTCCTCTTTTTGAAGTCTTTCAACTGGCCAGCGATTTTGAAGGACAATCGAACAGCATTATGGAAGCCATGTCATACGGCATTCCCGTCGTCGCCAGTGATATTCCCCCCAACAGGGAACTGGTCGTGCATGGCGAAACTGGCTTTCTGACTTCAGTGGGTGACAGTACAGGTTTCGCACAATTTGCAGAACGAATCCTGGCAGACCCGCAACTCGCAAATGATTTAGGAAACGCCGCTCGAAAAAGGATGCAAGAGGAATTCAGTGTCGATAAGATGGTAGAAGGTTATGCCAGACTCTATCGTGAAGTCCTCCAGTAA
- a CDS encoding PQQ-binding-like beta-propeller repeat protein: MILQPAFLIPANNETTMRVFALNSLLMLFCLISLKPAVTETPNLTRANPRATWEEWPQWRGPRGDGTWNGPPLKTTWPESGLKKLWSHELGGGYGGISVANRKLYVMDRPVASSEDQQKAAGIHSHRVARQKIERVLCFDAQTGQQIWAHTYPCDYRDLDYGNGPRAAPTIIDDLVYTLGTMGDVYCLSAKTGKVIWKKHLVEDFGGKVPQWGYAAAPYVLGDMVILLPGGKEQGTAVVALDRKTGVERWRSLSDTAGYATPLLIKHQGRSQLIIWSPNHIHSVDPQSGNHFWSVPYKITYGVAIANPIAHEGLVFVAGYWDGSKAIQLGTQPEEAELKWEDRRTLRGLMSQPLYRDGYAYLLDKKFGLTCFEFATGKKIWDDKNQMTPGNTRNPQATLIWLKQQEPRALILNSDGDLILAELDPSGYRELARTNLIGETWAHPAYAENRIFVRSNTRIIAYELPVLESIDESP, translated from the coding sequence TTGATACTTCAACCTGCCTTCCTGATTCCCGCCAACAACGAGACGACCATGCGTGTTTTCGCTTTAAACTCACTGCTCATGCTGTTCTGCCTGATCTCACTGAAACCTGCTGTTACAGAGACTCCCAATTTAACCCGAGCAAACCCACGAGCGACCTGGGAGGAATGGCCGCAGTGGCGAGGACCGCGCGGTGATGGCACCTGGAATGGTCCTCCACTCAAAACAACCTGGCCTGAATCGGGGTTGAAAAAACTCTGGTCCCACGAGTTGGGAGGAGGCTACGGGGGGATTTCTGTCGCGAATCGAAAACTCTATGTCATGGATCGGCCTGTAGCCTCGTCTGAAGATCAGCAAAAAGCTGCTGGCATCCACAGCCATCGAGTCGCGCGGCAGAAGATTGAACGGGTGCTCTGCTTTGATGCCCAGACGGGGCAACAGATCTGGGCGCATACCTATCCCTGCGATTATCGCGATCTCGATTATGGCAATGGCCCTCGCGCGGCCCCCACGATCATCGATGATCTGGTCTACACGCTGGGAACGATGGGCGATGTTTACTGTCTGTCTGCGAAAACCGGGAAGGTGATCTGGAAGAAGCACCTCGTCGAAGACTTCGGGGGGAAAGTACCACAGTGGGGGTATGCCGCTGCTCCTTATGTACTGGGAGACATGGTCATCCTGCTACCCGGAGGCAAAGAGCAGGGGACCGCGGTCGTTGCCCTGGACCGTAAGACCGGCGTCGAACGCTGGCGATCACTCTCCGATACTGCCGGCTATGCGACACCGCTTTTGATCAAACATCAGGGCCGGTCACAATTAATCATCTGGTCACCCAATCACATTCACAGTGTCGATCCACAGTCAGGGAATCATTTCTGGTCGGTCCCTTACAAAATCACTTACGGTGTCGCGATCGCCAATCCAATTGCGCATGAGGGGCTGGTTTTTGTGGCAGGTTATTGGGATGGATCCAAAGCCATCCAGCTGGGCACTCAGCCAGAAGAGGCAGAACTGAAATGGGAAGACCGACGCACACTGAGAGGTTTGATGTCACAACCGCTTTACCGAGATGGCTACGCGTATCTACTCGATAAAAAATTTGGTCTGACCTGTTTTGAATTCGCCACGGGGAAAAAAATCTGGGACGACAAAAACCAGATGACCCCCGGTAATACTCGTAATCCACAGGCAACCCTGATCTGGCTCAAGCAGCAAGAGCCCCGAGCCCTGATTCTAAACTCAGACGGGGATCTGATTCTGGCTGAACTGGATCCATCCGGGTACAGGGAACTGGCCCGGACCAACCTGATTGGAGAGACCTGGGCCCATCCCGCTTATGCGGAAAATCGGATTTTTGTACGCAGCAATACCCGGATTATTGCCTACGAACTGCCCGTCCTGGAATCGATTGACGAATCCCCATAA
- a CDS encoding site-2 protease family protein: MNDVNQPRPPSDQIIEVKPGDYQTEVKDYSPRQPVYNRPPAPTRSKVPLILFILTCLSTLIVGGTHSPFIPTPGQFQLLFSKIQAMGWTTFFSNGFSYAGPVMLILLSHEMGHYLQSRRYHIPATRPIFIPMPMSPFGTMGAVILQRGGVADRKQMFDIAVSGPLAGLVFAIPFVYWGLLNSTVETIVPGSGVVSFGEPLILKWMITLVHGPLAENQEIAMNSMLFAGWVGIFITALNLIPIGQLDGGHILYTLIGKRANVVAQLVLLGAIGYMAYSNEFSYSLLILLLIFFGVTHPPTADDTVELGPMRTFIGWATLAFFIIGFTLTPITIH; the protein is encoded by the coding sequence ATGAATGACGTAAACCAGCCACGGCCTCCTTCTGATCAGATCATTGAGGTTAAGCCCGGTGACTATCAGACCGAGGTCAAGGACTATTCACCCCGGCAACCTGTCTACAACAGGCCACCCGCTCCCACGCGGAGCAAGGTCCCGTTGATTCTCTTCATTCTGACCTGCCTGAGCACGTTGATCGTCGGCGGTACACATAGCCCTTTTATCCCGACTCCCGGGCAGTTCCAGTTGTTGTTCTCGAAAATCCAGGCCATGGGCTGGACGACGTTTTTCAGCAACGGCTTTTCATATGCCGGGCCGGTGATGTTGATTCTGCTCTCCCATGAAATGGGACATTATCTCCAATCGCGACGTTACCACATCCCAGCGACCCGTCCGATTTTTATCCCCATGCCGATGAGCCCCTTTGGTACCATGGGAGCAGTCATTCTCCAGAGAGGGGGAGTTGCCGATCGCAAGCAGATGTTTGATATCGCGGTCTCCGGTCCTCTGGCAGGGCTGGTGTTTGCAATTCCCTTCGTTTACTGGGGGCTGCTCAATTCAACCGTGGAAACGATCGTTCCCGGCTCTGGAGTCGTCAGTTTCGGCGAACCACTGATTCTGAAATGGATGATTACACTCGTACACGGTCCCCTGGCTGAAAACCAGGAAATCGCCATGAACTCAATGCTGTTTGCAGGCTGGGTTGGCATCTTCATCACTGCCCTGAACCTGATCCCTATTGGACAGCTGGATGGAGGACACATCCTGTATACCCTGATCGGCAAACGCGCCAATGTTGTCGCTCAGCTGGTTCTGCTCGGTGCGATTGGATATATGGCGTATTCCAATGAATTTTCCTATTCGCTGCTGATTCTGCTGCTCATCTTCTTCGGAGTCACACATCCTCCTACTGCCGACGATACCGTTGAATTGGGCCCCATGCGAACATTTATTGGGTGGGCAACACTCGCGTTCTTCATCATCGGCTTTACTCTGACCCCGATCACGATTCATTAA
- a CDS encoding VWA domain-containing protein translates to MNLNRFLEKLFGIQSSTWAEGGQWSAQWVGLPSGDRMLFLILGVVVLVAGGWWLYQRDARQIPLLRRCLLYSIRIALVLLVIAMLLEPILVLSKEEKIPSHLLVLLDTSQSMSLKDAWQDEERAMEVARSLGMSSDVDALRRMNRLQLAQKLVTPSFLKDLSADGKRTVHLHGFNDKFNPEALSDSEEWHAGGNATAIASSLRQALLSYSGMPLSGVLLISDGQSTSGEPPEEVLQMLSDEGIPLVAVGMGTTDGPRNVAITELEVSPVVFVQDANQLTVHIESRGMQAQSATLLIEQRRNGGPWQEFIREEVVLNLEGQLQPRTYQFTETKTGKVEFRANIIDAGPEISQDDNLASAEVRVIRQRLNVLFIAGSTFPEVQFLRNSFLRDRQINLSTWLMAADKTYEHPGDLPIRRLPVTQEELNDYDCVILYDPDPNGWPVNFPELLTNFVTKAGGGLVYIAGEMQTASMFDHQSDPTLEWLNLLPVIREPGLFRSQVQIRLSARSPWKLDVTTQGVQDPIFNFASDRQANEQLLKNLPGMFWHFPVTKAKPGATVLAVHADPRMRNEYGQEVLIASQRVGPGWSIFIGFDSTYRWRYLNEQLFDGFWARVVDRAGRSKQLGGNYPFRLSTPQAQYQPGEQAKVIARFLDESQIEPGLQRLYGEVERGDEQPIPLTLTEGNQRGEFSTNFPVPSPGTYFVRVWMGDEAAGASVKAATMPIKVEFPNQELQNPTLNEAYLETMSSSTGGRVYQLSEMNDIVGAFKIKEVSRFLEERQEIWDAPIFYILIFGLLVTEWILRKWSRLI, encoded by the coding sequence GTGAACTTGAACCGATTTCTGGAAAAACTGTTTGGTATTCAATCCTCGACCTGGGCCGAAGGTGGTCAGTGGTCCGCGCAGTGGGTTGGCTTGCCGTCAGGAGATCGGATGCTCTTTCTGATTCTGGGAGTCGTCGTACTGGTAGCTGGCGGCTGGTGGTTGTATCAACGGGATGCAAGGCAGATACCCCTGCTCCGCCGCTGTCTGTTGTACTCAATCCGAATCGCTCTGGTCCTGCTGGTGATTGCCATGCTGCTCGAACCAATTCTGGTATTGAGCAAAGAGGAAAAAATTCCTTCGCATCTGCTGGTCCTGTTGGATACTTCGCAGTCCATGTCGCTGAAGGATGCCTGGCAGGATGAAGAACGGGCCATGGAAGTGGCGCGTAGTCTGGGGATGTCGTCAGACGTGGATGCCCTCCGCAGAATGAACCGCCTGCAACTCGCGCAGAAATTAGTGACACCTTCATTCCTGAAAGACCTGTCTGCTGACGGAAAACGCACTGTCCACCTGCATGGGTTCAATGATAAGTTCAATCCAGAGGCACTATCAGACTCTGAGGAATGGCACGCCGGTGGAAATGCGACTGCTATCGCCAGTTCTCTTCGCCAGGCACTGCTTTCCTATTCCGGGATGCCTCTCTCGGGGGTTTTACTGATCAGCGATGGACAATCGACGTCTGGAGAACCCCCGGAGGAAGTCTTGCAGATGCTGTCTGATGAAGGAATCCCTTTGGTTGCGGTTGGTATGGGGACAACTGATGGACCGCGGAATGTCGCGATTACAGAACTCGAAGTCAGCCCTGTAGTGTTTGTGCAGGATGCGAACCAGCTGACGGTGCATATTGAATCACGGGGAATGCAGGCTCAATCCGCGACCCTGCTGATTGAACAGCGACGCAATGGCGGGCCCTGGCAGGAATTTATCCGCGAGGAAGTCGTGCTTAACCTCGAAGGTCAGTTACAACCGCGGACGTATCAGTTCACTGAAACAAAAACCGGTAAGGTTGAATTTCGAGCGAATATTATCGATGCGGGGCCGGAAATCTCGCAGGATGATAATCTGGCCTCCGCCGAAGTACGCGTGATTCGACAGCGGTTGAATGTCCTGTTTATTGCAGGATCGACCTTTCCCGAAGTTCAGTTTCTGCGAAATTCATTTTTACGGGACCGCCAGATTAATCTTTCGACCTGGCTCATGGCGGCTGATAAAACCTATGAACATCCGGGCGATCTGCCAATTCGTCGGCTGCCGGTCACTCAGGAAGAACTCAACGATTATGACTGTGTGATATTGTACGATCCTGACCCCAATGGCTGGCCCGTTAATTTCCCGGAGTTGCTTACGAATTTTGTGACCAAAGCAGGAGGCGGACTGGTTTATATTGCCGGAGAAATGCAGACCGCGAGTATGTTCGATCATCAGTCTGATCCTACCCTGGAATGGTTGAACTTATTGCCTGTTATTCGAGAGCCGGGACTCTTTCGCTCTCAAGTTCAAATTCGGTTGAGTGCTCGCTCACCCTGGAAACTGGATGTGACTACTCAGGGAGTTCAGGATCCCATTTTCAACTTTGCCAGTGATCGACAGGCAAATGAACAGCTTCTGAAAAATTTACCCGGTATGTTCTGGCACTTTCCGGTGACCAAAGCGAAACCGGGGGCGACGGTGCTCGCAGTTCACGCGGATCCCCGCATGCGAAATGAATACGGTCAGGAGGTTCTGATCGCCTCGCAACGCGTGGGGCCCGGCTGGTCGATTTTTATTGGTTTTGACAGTACCTATCGCTGGCGGTATCTGAATGAGCAGTTGTTTGACGGATTCTGGGCACGAGTCGTGGATCGGGCCGGCAGGAGCAAACAACTGGGAGGAAATTACCCTTTCCGGCTTTCGACGCCACAGGCACAGTACCAACCCGGCGAACAGGCTAAGGTGATTGCCCGTTTTCTGGATGAGAGCCAGATCGAGCCTGGTCTACAGCGTTTATACGGTGAAGTGGAGCGCGGTGATGAACAGCCGATTCCACTGACGTTGACAGAAGGAAATCAAAGAGGTGAATTCTCTACGAACTTTCCGGTACCGTCACCTGGGACGTATTTTGTCCGTGTCTGGATGGGAGATGAAGCAGCCGGGGCGAGTGTGAAAGCGGCTACCATGCCGATAAAAGTCGAATTTCCAAATCAGGAACTGCAAAATCCGACTCTGAACGAAGCGTACCTGGAGACCATGTCGAGTTCGACGGGAGGTCGGGTCTATCAGTTGTCAGAAATGAACGACATTGTAGGTGCTTTCAAAATTAAAGAGGTCTCCCGTTTTCTGGAAGAACGACAGGAAATCTGGGATGCACCAATTTTCTATATTTTAATCTTTGGTTTACTGGTTACCGAATGGATTTTGCGAAAGTGGTCCCGTCTGATTTAA
- the asnB gene encoding asparagine synthase (glutamine-hydrolyzing): MCGITGTSWTTRDKNISPLVLRSMTSVIAHRGPDDAGGYHSDLESRSFLFADENQWSDFTPNSETGAALGHRRLSIIDLGTGHQPLCNEDGTVWIVFNGEIYNYQELRTELVGQGHQFKTESDTEVIVHLYEEQGAACVEHLRGMFAFAIWDERRQRLFLARDRMGQKPLFYREEPSRLSFASELKSLLQLPGASREVDPHAIELFLAYQYVPHPWSILKGYQKLPPAHRAIYEQGQLTVERYWTPPYQHPELRTDLKFQTPQEWSKALRQTLTESVRIRMRSDVPLGAFLSGGIDSTIIAGLMQSMSERPVHTFSIGFPVKQFDETSYAREAAAMLGTEHHEYVVEPEALEMLPRLAWHYDEPFADSSAIPTMYLSQVTRQEVTVSLSGDGGDELFAGYDRYRAVALSQLFDRLPGFVRKMMTASIWQKLPASVEQKSFRRRVKRFLAGLAVPPERRYLKWVGIFDTERRLEMYTPEFREQIQNFDADQFLLDAYQLCPDRDFVTRTTATDVLTYLPCDILTKVDIASMAHSLECRSPFLDHHVAELAAVMPLDLKMHKGRGKQILVDTFADLLPESIQTRKKMGFGVPLNHWFRHELKPLLYDVLLDQRAIDRQIFDRKAVEQLINEHQNQQWDHSARLWSLLVLEMWFRTFMDPASIPDHFPEAALV, translated from the coding sequence ATGTGCGGAATCACCGGAACCTCGTGGACCACACGGGACAAGAATATCTCCCCACTGGTGCTCCGCAGTATGACCAGTGTCATCGCTCATCGAGGCCCCGATGATGCGGGAGGCTATCATTCCGACCTGGAATCCAGGTCATTTCTGTTCGCTGATGAAAACCAATGGTCCGACTTCACTCCGAACTCTGAAACCGGTGCCGCCCTAGGACACCGCCGCCTGTCGATCATCGACCTGGGAACCGGGCATCAGCCACTCTGCAATGAAGACGGCACTGTCTGGATCGTCTTTAACGGCGAAATCTACAACTACCAGGAGCTCAGAACAGAACTGGTAGGACAGGGGCACCAGTTCAAAACGGAATCCGACACGGAAGTCATCGTCCATCTTTATGAAGAGCAGGGGGCTGCCTGCGTGGAACATCTGAGGGGGATGTTTGCGTTTGCCATCTGGGATGAACGTCGCCAGCGTCTCTTTCTGGCACGCGACCGCATGGGACAGAAGCCCCTGTTTTATCGGGAAGAACCAAGTCGGTTAAGCTTTGCCAGTGAACTCAAATCGCTCCTGCAGCTGCCTGGTGCCAGCCGGGAAGTTGATCCCCACGCCATCGAGCTGTTTCTCGCCTATCAATATGTGCCACACCCCTGGTCAATTCTGAAAGGCTACCAGAAGTTGCCCCCGGCACACCGCGCAATCTACGAGCAGGGACAACTCACCGTTGAGCGCTACTGGACGCCCCCTTATCAGCATCCTGAATTACGAACAGACCTGAAGTTCCAGACACCTCAGGAGTGGTCAAAGGCCCTTCGCCAGACATTAACGGAATCCGTTCGAATCCGCATGCGGAGTGATGTCCCTCTGGGAGCGTTTCTCTCCGGGGGAATCGATTCGACAATCATCGCAGGGCTGATGCAGAGCATGTCCGAACGACCGGTTCATACCTTTTCGATCGGCTTTCCGGTGAAACAGTTTGACGAGACCAGCTATGCCCGCGAAGCGGCTGCCATGCTGGGGACTGAACATCACGAGTATGTGGTCGAACCCGAAGCCCTCGAAATGCTGCCCCGTCTGGCCTGGCACTATGATGAACCCTTTGCCGACAGTAGCGCTATCCCGACGATGTACCTTTCACAAGTCACCCGGCAGGAAGTCACCGTTTCTCTTTCCGGAGACGGAGGCGATGAACTGTTTGCAGGCTACGACCGCTATCGAGCCGTGGCGCTATCACAGTTGTTTGATCGACTGCCGGGGTTCGTCAGAAAAATGATGACTGCTTCCATCTGGCAGAAACTCCCCGCATCTGTGGAACAGAAATCATTTCGCCGCCGCGTCAAGCGATTCCTGGCAGGACTCGCGGTTCCTCCGGAACGTCGCTACCTCAAATGGGTCGGCATCTTTGATACAGAACGTCGACTGGAGATGTATACTCCCGAATTCAGAGAGCAAATCCAGAACTTCGATGCAGATCAGTTCCTGCTTGACGCTTACCAGCTCTGTCCTGACCGCGACTTTGTGACCCGCACGACTGCGACTGATGTGCTGACTTATCTCCCCTGTGACATTCTGACCAAGGTAGACATTGCCAGCATGGCGCACAGTCTGGAATGTCGCAGCCCGTTCCTGGATCATCATGTGGCGGAACTGGCAGCAGTTATGCCCCTGGATCTAAAAATGCACAAAGGCCGCGGCAAACAGATTCTCGTCGACACCTTTGCTGATCTCCTTCCCGAATCGATCCAGACACGCAAGAAAATGGGATTCGGTGTGCCCCTCAATCACTGGTTCCGTCATGAATTGAAACCATTACTCTACGATGTTCTACTCGATCAGCGGGCCATTGATCGTCAGATCTTTGATCGGAAAGCTGTGGAACAGCTGATCAACGAACACCAGAATCAGCAATGGGATCACAGCGCTCGGCTCTGGTCACTGCTGGTTCTGGAAATGTGGTTTCGAACCTTTATGGATCCTGCAAGCATTCCCGATCACTTTCCGGAAGCTGCACTGGTATGA
- the pgsA gene encoding CDP-diacylglycerol--glycerol-3-phosphate 3-phosphatidyltransferase: MNSTSEPQSENTGPGTELLGPEIWNLPNLITVSRLVLSLILFVIIYLEGWWKTSACLFIVAAATDFLDGYFARKYNQVTTLGRIMDPFVDKFIICGAFIFLLERGSASGINAWFVLIIIGREMFITSLRGFLEKRGRDFSASWSGKIKMGVQCVAVVVSLLSLSPEAPYNTPGFLMFRDVTIWATALITLYSGIDYVLRASRMLKRNPL; encoded by the coding sequence ATGAATTCGACTTCGGAACCTCAATCCGAGAATACCGGGCCAGGTACGGAGCTGCTGGGGCCTGAAATCTGGAACCTGCCCAACCTGATCACCGTCAGTCGACTGGTGCTCTCATTGATCCTGTTCGTGATCATCTATCTCGAAGGCTGGTGGAAAACCTCTGCCTGCCTGTTCATCGTGGCAGCGGCTACAGATTTTCTGGACGGTTATTTCGCTCGAAAATACAATCAGGTCACAACGCTGGGCAGGATCATGGACCCCTTTGTGGATAAATTCATCATCTGTGGTGCATTTATCTTCCTCCTGGAACGAGGTTCTGCTTCCGGCATCAATGCCTGGTTCGTCCTGATCATCATCGGTCGGGAAATGTTTATCACCAGTCTCCGTGGCTTCCTCGAAAAAAGAGGACGCGATTTTTCCGCCAGCTGGAGTGGGAAAATTAAAATGGGCGTACAGTGTGTCGCCGTTGTGGTCAGCCTGCTCTCACTGAGCCCTGAAGCCCCGTATAATACCCCTGGTTTCCTGATGTTTCGCGATGTCACCATCTGGGCAACGGCTCTGATTACACTGTACAGTGGCATTGATTACGTGCTCCGTGCCTCCCGGATGCTGAAACGTAACCCACTGTAA
- a CDS encoding NPCBM/NEW2 domain-containing protein, which produces MNRMLVSIGLSLAWISALLSGLEEHVQADEIMLYDGKKISGQIRSITADSLTVDVGKQQQKVNLFDVTSYKFVEPALPQNVSQLLIDGEKPSYTSGPRTAKIKLRKGYHRFTLPYYHTLGVAKLEIKMSGPGIKNAEVPREMLSRVTDQVRKIATREYQVDQAGFRLPVEVKQPERYVAYRLMEWTDPAAVKSILDLRYLSVKKYGASPRLALLTKRSAIHFGIIYEGLIKIPQDGEYTFSIDTDKNSKAQFYLGAFPRELYRKSQGKKESSWKLAFDQDGKLTGKLKQWDANGVVMTLPLASQDVDVQLQPDVIQEVWHQAEGISQPGSSERKGESKTEDTAYIRTSDGKVHRVTGEVVSMDSQSLRFLYQGEEREVKQDRVVGLVLHKKRTEKKNSLKLISLIRLVGGSQLPGVVSSTDPSQLTIDLPGGAKLSVSNEDLESVKTINARSVSLTEIIPETVTEVPFFNQVFPYQINRSFNGKELQIGKQLFSKGLCVHAKTILVYRLDRQFEKFTVTPGLQHGTGDSGNVAVTVSVDGKTLFENQAFTSQTQQGPLNLDVSGCQQLTLTVDFGQQQNVGDRFVWGVPQLIRASPQGLAVSKK; this is translated from the coding sequence ATGAATCGAATGCTGGTATCAATCGGATTGAGCCTTGCCTGGATCTCTGCGCTGTTGTCCGGCCTGGAGGAGCATGTTCAGGCTGATGAGATAATGCTTTATGACGGGAAAAAAATCAGCGGTCAGATTCGGAGTATCACCGCTGACTCATTGACTGTAGATGTTGGAAAACAGCAGCAGAAGGTGAACCTGTTTGATGTGACATCATACAAATTTGTCGAACCTGCCCTGCCACAAAACGTCAGTCAGTTATTAATTGATGGTGAGAAACCCAGCTATACCAGTGGGCCACGCACCGCGAAAATCAAGCTGCGGAAAGGGTATCACCGATTTACTCTGCCCTATTATCATACGCTGGGGGTGGCGAAGCTGGAGATCAAAATGTCGGGGCCCGGGATCAAAAATGCAGAAGTACCCCGGGAGATGCTTTCCCGGGTCACGGATCAGGTAAGGAAAATAGCCACGCGTGAGTATCAGGTCGATCAGGCTGGTTTCCGTTTGCCAGTAGAAGTGAAACAGCCGGAACGGTATGTCGCCTACCGACTGATGGAATGGACTGATCCGGCGGCAGTAAAATCGATTCTGGATCTGCGTTACCTGTCTGTGAAGAAATATGGTGCCAGTCCGCGACTGGCACTGTTGACCAAACGCAGTGCGATTCATTTTGGAATTATTTACGAGGGACTTATCAAGATTCCGCAGGATGGCGAATACACATTTTCGATTGATACAGACAAAAACAGTAAGGCACAGTTTTATCTCGGAGCGTTTCCTCGTGAACTGTATCGCAAATCGCAGGGTAAAAAAGAATCCAGCTGGAAACTGGCCTTTGATCAGGACGGAAAGCTGACGGGTAAACTAAAACAGTGGGATGCAAACGGAGTTGTCATGACGCTGCCACTCGCATCTCAGGACGTTGATGTTCAATTGCAGCCTGATGTGATTCAGGAAGTCTGGCATCAGGCAGAAGGAATCAGTCAGCCAGGAAGTTCTGAACGAAAAGGTGAATCGAAGACTGAAGATACTGCTTACATTCGAACCAGTGATGGGAAAGTTCACCGGGTGACAGGCGAAGTTGTGAGTATGGATAGTCAGAGCCTGCGGTTCCTCTACCAGGGAGAGGAACGTGAAGTCAAACAGGATCGCGTTGTAGGGCTCGTGCTGCACAAAAAACGAACTGAGAAAAAAAACAGCCTTAAGCTGATCAGTCTGATTCGACTGGTCGGTGGTTCTCAACTGCCAGGGGTGGTCTCATCTACCGATCCCTCTCAGCTGACAATTGACCTGCCTGGCGGGGCAAAACTGTCTGTTTCCAACGAAGATCTGGAATCTGTAAAAACGATCAATGCCCGCTCTGTCTCATTGACGGAAATCATTCCTGAGACTGTAACAGAAGTGCCGTTTTTTAATCAGGTCTTTCCTTACCAAATCAACCGTTCATTTAACGGAAAAGAGCTGCAGATCGGCAAGCAGTTATTTTCAAAAGGCTTGTGTGTGCATGCGAAAACGATCCTGGTTTATCGCCTCGACCGGCAGTTCGAGAAATTCACTGTGACCCCAGGACTGCAGCATGGGACCGGCGATTCCGGCAATGTCGCTGTGACTGTCTCGGTAGATGGGAAAACCCTGTTTGAAAACCAGGCATTTACCAGTCAGACGCAGCAGGGACCGCTCAACTTAGACGTGAGCGGTTGTCAACAACTGACTCTGACAGTTGATTTTGGTCAACAGCAGAATGTGGGAGACCGATTCGTCTGGGGAGTACCTCAGTTGATCCGGGCATCTCCCCAGGGCCTGGCTGTCAGTAAGAAATAG